The Metarhizium brunneum chromosome 5, complete sequence sequence CCATTGCCAACCCCAGGGTCGCACAAGGTCGGTCTGAGGTCGTTGAGTCGATGGAGTTGTACGATTTTCTAGAATAATCCGAGCCCCGCGCGATTACATGTTGTAAGTTGTGGCCGGGATCTTAAAGGCCTTGAAGGCCTTGAGCGTCTGCCGCCGTAGAAACGACTCCACGAAGGATGTCCCGTCCAGCCTCACCTTTCTTTCGGCATCGATTGGAGACAGCGGCCCAGATACATGACGGCTTCTGGAGACGGAGACACATAGAGAATAGCGAACCCGTTGCAGCGGTTGTACGACTCTGGTTGCCATACGTGGCGCAATGCCTGCGGACGCCAAGGGGCCATTGAACCTCCGGTGTGCCCAATTTGCGTTCAGGATGGTTTGGTCTGATTGGGCCTGGAGATTCTTGGGCAGCCGTTTCTTGAGCACGAGGATAAATGGGCTGCGTGGCGTGGAGCGTGGGACGTGGCAGCGAGATATCTCGAGATGTTTGTGACACTGAAAATTGGCCGACCGAGTCTGGGCACGACTGCACGCGTATGTGGGATGTTGACATTGTACTCGCGGGCTTTGGATGGAGTAATGGAGCGGCGCCATCTGTATTGATAGAAGAGCGACTCGTGCCGCTGTCAATGTTCATGTCCAAAACGGCAATGTCGGGCATTGTGCAGGCATGCCTACCTGGTAGGCCTTGATCTgttgcatcatcatgtcGGCGGTTGGCCTGCAGGACGAATCGGCGACAGTTCCGAGGACcaactactagtagtagtagtacatgatgcagatgcaaaTGCATGCAGAAGCGGACATGGACACACAAACGGACACGGACAGAAGACGATGAACCAACCCGTAGGCAAGCGCCTGAGCCAAGGGACTCACTCATGTTCGACGTACACAAGTCAGTTTTATGAGCTTGCGGGCTTTGTCTGTGTTCCGTGTTATCGTCatggtggtgacgacggcacTGGGAACTGCCACAAAGAAAGCAATTGTGAAGGGAGAAAGGGCAGGCAAAAGGGCAGAAGACATGATATTATAAAGTCAATTATTATGCCCTTGCGGAGGCGACCTTGTGCCTCTTTCTCCCCCTGATTCGGGGCACACGCGGCCTAGGCACGTCTTGGACATCGGGCGACCTAACAACCGTTTGTTCGGCTGGCTTCTGGTTAGGAGCTGTTCCTGAAGCTGGTGTTTACTCATCTCCAAGAACATGTGAACTTCTCTTTACGCGCCTTTCTCTACAGGCCTGCGGTTAGTTTCTTTTTAGTTTTGAACTTGAGTACCGACTCACCGAGGCACTAcatctaggtacctacctaggtacctaggtaggtaggaGGTAGGTTGGTAGGCATCCCCTGGCCCAGTCACGTGATCGAGTCACCGGCAATGATTGCTTGCACCACAAGGTCTCGATTTATTAATAGAATTGACTTCATTTTCTGGCTCTGAGTACGTGGCTGCTGTGTTCACAATTTCCGCAGTGCTTCGTGCGGTTGGTCGCAGGCATTGCCTCTGATCTTGTTTTAATCGCCTGGTGtcatcttttcttttcctggCAATAATATCCATGCTCAACGAAAAAGGTCACGATCAAATCAAGCAGTAGGTCTTTCTATTACGGTGAACATATATACAAACGGCCTTGTTCTGTATTTGTCATTGAGACCCCTTGTAGCTTTTTGTGTCACTTGTCTGCACAAGCACAAAGGCTTATGTCAGGACCAGCCAGGCAACTGCCAACgccacctcacctcacctcgTGCCTTCCTGGCACTGCATTTGCCTGGTTGCCTTCGAAAGTTCCGGAACCCCACCTTGCTTCTCTGGCCGAACGGCGAAATCTCTGCCAGAATTTCCAGTCCACATTTTGTCTCTCCGTCCCTCCCACGTCCCATTCACTTTTTCATCCTGCCTTTTTCTCCCACACGCTGACACCCAACAAAATTCACCTTTGTTCGGAGATAAGTCTATTGTCCGTCGCCGGATTTATCGCTGCAATCGCAATCCTCGTTTACCACCCAAGTAAAGCCGTCGTTTAGCCTGTTGACTCTTCCCATCGGTCGCAGAGCAACAGCCTCAACTTTCTTGCCCGCTTTCCGCAAGCCAGAAACACACACAACACCTGTTCATCTTGCTCTCGCACTCGACTACGCCGAGACTTGGTTGAAAACGTCAACGATTAATTTCTCCCCTCGTGCAGACTTTGAAACTTCCTCACTGTATAGCAGAACCAAGAACACTTAGCGACTATCGGGCGCATATTGCTGTTTATGTATCAGCACGATCAGCTCACTCTACCCAGTCCCCTCTTCAAGCTGCAGTTATTTCGCATACCGCGAAAACCTTGTAGCCCAAACATCAGTTCCGACGGCTGAAGACTCCCAAACTCGAGTTCATGCCTACCCTACTGTTTACCGAGATACCGTCCCGTTTGCCCCATGTCAAACATAGATCGTCTTGTTGAGCCCTGATATCTCCTCTTGCTCAACCGTCTTCGTCAACTATTTCCAAGCCCAGAAACCATCTTCATGCCGAACCCGTCGCTCTAGAGCCCCTTGCAACTCGCTTCACAGCAGATTCTCACAAACAACTTCGACTTCTCGTCAACTCTTATACCACCTCGAcaaaaacaccaaaaaaaaagagccacGTCTTTGTCTTACCGTGAAactcgccatcatgtctctcATCAACGTTCGCCGCGATGTCAGCGACGCCTTCTATCGTTATAAGATGGAGCGTTTGCAGACCAAAGTCGAGGGAAAAGGTAACGGTATCAAGACCGTTGTTGTCAACGTTTCCAGCGTCGCTGCGTCTCTTGCTCGTCCTGCGTCATACATCATGAAATACTTTGGCTTCGAACTTGGTGCCATGACCAGAGATGACATCAAGGACGACCGTTGGATCATCAACGGTGCTCATGAGGCTGGAAAGCTCCAGGACCACCTCGATGGTTTCATCAACAAGTTTGTTCTTTGCAAGAGCTGCAAGAACCCCGAGACCGACATCAAAATTGACAACGACCGCATTCTCTTGGACTGCAAGGCTTGTGGTCAGCGTACCGCTGTTGACCTGCGCCTCAAGCTGAGTGGCTACATTCTCAAGAACCAGCCcagcaagaagaacaagaaggacaaggctgAGCGTAGAGCAGCCAAGAAAGCCAAGCAGAACGGCACTGCCACCGAGAACGGCCATGCCAGTGGTGGCGACGAAGGCTCCGAGAATGGCTCCAACGAGAATGAAGAAAATGGCGATGCTGTTAGCGACCATGAGTTCAACAAGCTACAGGCTGAGGCcatcgaggatgctgctgtcaaggtcaaggatgACGAATGGGCTGTGGATATGAGCGAGGAAGCTGTCAAGGCCCGCCAGGCTCAACTTCCCGGTGAGTTCAAGCAGAAGCTGAGCCtcaacgacgaggacgacgacggtgagGGCGGCAACACTGTCTACGATGAGTTTGGAACCTGGATCCAAACCGAGGCTGAAGAGAAGGGTGGCATTGACGGGGTTGACTCTATCAACATCTATCTCAAGGCTAAGGAGATGGGCATTGAAAACAAGCACCGCACTGTCCTGGTTCTTGCTCAGACTGTCTTTGATAAGGATGTTTGCGTCCAGATTCCAAAGCGCGCTGGCATGCTCAAGCAGGTATGTATATCATGAGATGTGCTGGGCGTATTGAGCGACAGAACCGCATACCATTGATTTACTAACATGTTTGGCAGATCGTCAACTCTGAGCGTCACGAAAAGGCGCTGCTGGGAGGTACTGAGCGTCTGCTTGGGTCCCTGGCCGAGTCGAACCCGGACTTCTTGCAGCAGATTGTCAAAATTCTGCAGCTGTACTACCACCATGACCTCATTAGCGAGGAGGTGGTTACCAAATGGGGTACTCACGCCAGCAAGAAATATACTGACAAGAACACCTCTCGAAAAATTCGTCAGGCTGCCAAGCCTTTTCTCGAATGGCTTGCTGAagccgacgaggaagagtctgatgaggaagaggatgagTAATCTTAGTCATCATTTGTCTCCTCTCATTGGGCTAGGATGTTCTTAAGTTGTATGGTTGGAATGATGGAAGAAAAATCATACCAATATGAGAGACTGGAAGGAGATAGGGAGGATTTCTTTGTCTTCAGACTGCCTGTAACGTTGTGAGATTAGTCTATTTCTAGCTGTAGGTCACCGCTTGTTGTGGTATTGCACTTCACAGAATAGTATAGTCGAGAACAAACGCTTGCATCCTGCTATACTCAGTGATGACTTCTTATTTCCACTTGTTTTTGATGATCAACCGCCATGAAATCAGATGGCCGAGGTCTTGAACGGAAATGATTTTGATAGATCATGGCCAAATGGCTCGGTATTTAATAATTCTACATCCTCCTTGAGTGCCCATGTTTAATTGTCTACTGCACCGCATTATCGTCATTTCCTTCCGTCTCCTTCTCGGGTGCATCCTTCATGCTCTCGTCCTCAGCTATCTCAGCGTCAGTCCCAGTAGACGTAGCTGCCGCCATAGTTGATGCTGCTTCATCTCCCTGCGGATCTTGGTTTTCTCCCCCCAAAGTATGGTCCCCGTCTCCGCCTTTGCTCTCCTCTCCGTTAACCTGGTCTTCCTTTGAAAAGATGTATTCACTTAGTGACTTGGTGACGTCTTCTAATCCGTCCTCATTGGTGACGGTAACGTCGAAAAGTTCTGAGATGTTAGAATCATCTAATTCCTCGGGTAGTCTGGATAGAATGCCCTTGATGACGGTGTCGTCGTAACCGCAAGACGAGAGACGGGCTTGGTATGCTTCAGTAGGCGGGGGTTTAATGAGGATATAGCGAGCTGAGAAGTCCATGTCTCTGGCAAATTGGGCGGCCTGCCGCGTAGTGAACGGTTAGTTTGAAGTTGGTATATGTTATTGATTGTGAATGTTGTAGTTGGGATCAGTTGCGGGGATGGGAATCATACCTCGAGGTCTAGCTCAATGATGGGGACTTTGCCAGACTCGGCTATCGAATCAATGACTTGACTGCTCGTGCCGTACTCGCTGCCATCTCTAGCCCCGTACTCGATCAAGCGATCGCCGTCGCGTAGCTGGTTGAATTCCTGAGCGGAGACAAAGTGGAAACTCTTGCCCTTGACTTCGCCCTCTGCAGGCTCTCGAATCGTGTGTCGTACGACTGTTGCAAAGACGCCTTTGTGCTGCTCGAGGAGGCCGTTGATAAGGGCGGACTTGCCAACACCCTTGGGTCCAGATATGATAATGGGACTCCGATTGTCGGGCATGTCGTCCTCAGCTGCTGCCTGCTCATCGTCGGCTTCGCCTTGGTCTTCGTCTTGGAGCTCGTGGAATATGATGTCTATTTTCTTGGAGTCGTCGATTTTATCAAATGATGCTAATTTTGAGCGGGCCGCTATTCTAAGAGCTCGCCAACTCTTGCTTGCTTTGCCAGCTATGGCGGCGGCCTTTGTTTGGTCGTTTGTTGGCATCTCGATTTCAAAGTCGTCATCGGCAATCTTTCTTTGAAAACTTTCAAGTTCTGGAAGTTGATGTCGCTCAGGCGTCTTAAGCTGGTCCAAGGAAGATTCGTCGTTCATGTCTCGGAGGAACTCAAGAGATACAGATCCCATTGGCGTTGGTCGCAGTCGTTTGCTGGTTGCTAATTTTTGGGCCGTGGTCCTCGCCTCAACAAAAAGCTCTGGAGAGACAGGGTCTCGCTGAATAGATGGACAGGATGTCATCTTCCAGAATACCCAGTTCTTGTCTCGAGCTAGGACGGTCTCGACCATTCGATAGAAGTATGGTCCGTCGATGCCCCTCTTAAGGTAGTCTGATATAGTAAACTTCATCTCAGTTGCCCATTTCGTCTATGACCTGGTTAGCAAACCTAGGAGTACAACTGTGACGTCTCTATTGTTTGATGTAA is a genomic window containing:
- the TIF5 gene encoding Eukaryotic translation initiation factor 5; amino-acid sequence: MSLINVRRDVSDAFYRYKMERLQTKVEGKGNGIKTVVVNVSSVAASLARPASYIMKYFGFELGAMTRDDIKDDRWIINGAHEAGKLQDHLDGFINKFVLCKSCKNPETDIKIDNDRILLDCKACGQRTAVDLRLKLSGYILKNQPSKKNKKDKAERRAAKKAKQNGTATENGHASGGDEGSENGSNENEENGDAVSDHEFNKLQAEAIEDAAVKVKDDEWAVDMSEEAVKARQAQLPGEFKQKLSLNDEDDDGEGGNTVYDEFGTWIQTEAEEKGGIDGVDSINIYLKAKEMGIENKHRTVLVLAQTVFDKDVCVQIPKRAGMLKQIVNSERHEKALLGGTERLLGSLAESNPDFLQQIVKILQLYYHHDLISEEVVTKWGTHASKKYTDKNTSRKIRQAAKPFLEWLAEADEEESDEEEDE
- the THO1 gene encoding THO complex subunit 1 — its product is MPALHVQNPGVSAVARFGLLLDQFLAEAAVVKSTATIEPTLKKSDFKDIASRVRACFSSDAATGENGEGEVPSLHEQEKAKQFAIIETASRDLFGNLIAATPIQSPDFVKMWNLLDILSILSDDGQCDPALLFWLVEELLDSQTISACRIVFDYLESRRERIMSKHFKQKHLVILRSCNELLRRLSRAEDTAFCGRVYIFLFQSFPLGDRSSVNLRGEYHVENVTTFEESAEEDEQQPESKMEVDTPAETPKSSTDTKASNKGVGFDSKNSEKLYDPDRLYPLFWSLQESFSQPLKLFDTTHFNKFKSRLDITIKAFQAIHQNEGPSKSLENPRRNLKRKRDDEGPEDAPEAFNPKYLTSKDLFELEISDLSFRRHILVQALIITDFLLSLSTETREKLAGFNTRSLNKSVLYNDQLSEENTKWATEMKFTISDYLKRGIDGPYFYRMVETVLARDKNWVFWKMTSCPSIQRDPVSPELFVEARTTAQKLATSKRLRPTPMGSVSLEFLRDMNDESSLDQLKTPERHQLPELESFQRKIADDDFEIEMPTNDQTKAAAIAGKASKSWRALRIAARSKLASFDKIDDSKKIDIIFHELQDEDQGEADDEQAAAEDDMPDNRSPIIISGPKGVGKSALINGLLEQHKGVFATVVRHTIREPAEGEVKGKSFHFVSAQEFNQLRDGDRLIEYGARDGSEYGTSSQVIDSIAESGKVPIIELDLEAAQFARDMDFSARYILIKPPPTEAYQARLSSCGYDDTVIKGILSRLPEELDDSNISELFDVTVTNEDGLEDVTKSLSEYIFSKEDQVNGEESKGGDGDHTLGGENQDPQGDEAASTMAAATSTGTDAEIAEDESMKDAPEKETEGNDDNAVQ